In the Pirellulales bacterium genome, TGCCCATGCCGACCACGGTCAGCGGCAGCAACAATCAAATGGTAGCCAGCGGCACGGCGAGTTCGGAAGGTGAATTAACAGTTTCGCCCGATGGTTCCACGGTGGTCGTCACCGGTTATGCAGCCAACTTAGGCACCACGGGCGTCGCCAGCACGGCCAGTTCGTCGACTCCACGGGTTGTCGGCTTAATCACCGTCTCTAATGGTGCAGTCGATACGTCGACGGCGCTAACTAATTTTGCCACTGGAAATAATATTCGTTCCGCTGCCACCGACGGAACTAACATTTGGGTCACCGGGGTCGACACCACAAACTCTGGAGTGGCAGTCACCACCAAAGGCGGAACGACGGCCACGAAAGTTATCACGAGCCCTACCACGAACCCGGCCAGCAATACACGGCAAGTAAATATTTTTGGCGGCCAATTATATCTCTCCAGTGGGTCTACGGCTCCTTCCGGAGTTAATACAGTGGCGATGGGCACTGTTGGCACTGGAACGCCTACTGGCGGAGCGGGCGTATCATTTACAACACTGCCCGGCTTGACGGGCCTGACTTCGACGACCGCCAATAACCCCAGCCCATATTCGTACTTTTTCGCGGATCTCGATGGTAATGCAGGCTTGGATACAGTGTATATCGCCGACGATGGTACGAACACGAGCGATCCCATGGCGGGAATCACGAAATGGAGTCTGGTCGCCGGCACCTGGATGAAAACTGGCACCGTTGGCGGAACAGCGGACGCTTATCGCGGCCTGACTGGCATGGTTAGCGGTAGCACAGTCACCTTATTCGCTGTGGGTCTTGGGGGCAGTGGCTCCACAGGCGGCGGAAAATTGGTCGCTCTTACCGATGCTTCGGGTTTCGATGGCACTCTGACTGGCACTCCGACAACACTTGCCACGGCTGCCAACGATGAAGCGTTTCGTGGCGTCGGCATTATCAACAGTACGATTCCCAATATAGTTCCGGAACCTTCCTCGTTAGTGCTTGCCGGTTTGGGCTTGCTTGGTTTAGCCGGTTCTGCACGGCGACTCAGAAAGCGCGTTTAGGAAAAAACAGTAGCTCGGTAAGCACACAAAGTTTCCCGATGGTGATTGGGCAGCTTGCAAAATCGCCATCGGGATATTGCACATCCGGCGGCCCTATTTCAACGTTCGCGGAGAATACATACTCATGAGTCATCGTAGAAAACTGATTTTTCAGTTGGCGGCTTTCTTCGCATTTAGCATGGCCTTCTCCCGACTAGCTGTGGTGCAGGCCGCAGGCTTTACCCCCGGCGATTTGGTGGTGTACCGGGCTGGGGCCGCGGGCAATACCGGCCTGACCAAGACTGGCGATCCTGTGTTCATTGATGAATACACG is a window encoding:
- a CDS encoding PEP-CTERM sorting domain-containing protein, which translates into the protein MKFSLALLARFVVGTILTIVLLGQTYVQATDIVLYRVGTGAAALSSAGTAVFVDDYTYNPTPTPSATYNGYVPMPTTVSGSNNQMVASGTASSEGELTVSPDGSTVVVTGYAANLGTTGVASTASSSTPRVVGLITVSNGAVDTSTALTNFATGNNIRSAATDGTNIWVTGVDTTNSGVAVTTKGGTTATKVITSPTTNPASNTRQVNIFGGQLYLSSGSTAPSGVNTVAMGTVGTGTPTGGAGVSFTTLPGLTGLTSTTANNPSPYSYFFADLDGNAGLDTVYIADDGTNTSDPMAGITKWSLVAGTWMKTGTVGGTADAYRGLTGMVSGSTVTLFAVGLGGSGSTGGGKLVALTDASGFDGTLTGTPTTLATAANDEAFRGVGIINSTIPNIVPEPSSLVLAGLGLLGLAGSARRLRKRV